The proteins below come from a single Oxyura jamaicensis isolate SHBP4307 breed ruddy duck chromosome 1, BPBGC_Ojam_1.0, whole genome shotgun sequence genomic window:
- the LOC118172320 gene encoding putative uncharacterized protein DDB_G0271982 has protein sequence KRGREEERKRGREEERKRRKKERKKERKKERKREKDSVCDCFPLQTMPFWFGNLVFPRWRSRVSQGSSEQTDRQTDRRTASPEQRSPCSRLLAGRAAAASGARHKNYTVRGTRSRADITGLLKAVPITGTLLQVQAWETASPPRISPRIFPLIPPRIPPLSTLLSTPLSTSWQPQVPALRRVRALREMQQGARRAQRSAPGAGQRQAAE, from the exons aaaagaggaagagaggaagagaggaagagaggaagagaggaagagaggaagaga agaaagaaagaaagaaagaaagaaagaaagaaagaaagaaagagagaaaaagattcTGTCTGTGactgttttcctcttcagacCATGCCGTTTTGGTTTGGCAACTTGGTTTTCCCACGGTGGAGGAGCAGGGTCTCGCAGGGGAGCAGcgagcagacagacagacagacagacagacgcACCGCCTCCCCTGAGCAGCGCTCCCCGTGCAGCAGGCTCCTGGCGGGCCGAGCTGCCGCCGCAAGCGGGGCCCGACACAAAAACTACACGGTGAGGGGGACACGAAGCCGTGCGGACATCACCGGCCTCCTCAAAGCCGTGCCCATCACCGGGACCCTTCTCCAGGTGCAAGCCTGGGAAACAGCAAGTCCTCCGCGCATCTCCCCGCGCATCTTCCCCCTCATCCCCCCGCGCATCCCCCCGCTCAGCACCTTGCTGAGCACCCCGCTCAGCACCTCCTGGCAGCCACAGGTGCCGGCGCTGCGAAGGGTGCGAGCGCTGCGGGAGATGCAACAAG GTGCGCGCAGAGCGCAGCGCAGCGCGCCCGGCGCCGGGCAGCGGCAGGCAGCGGAGTGA
- the POU4F1 gene encoding POU domain, class 4, transcription factor 1, whose protein sequence is MMSMNSKQPHFAMHPTLPEHKYPSLHSSSEAIRRACLPTPPLQSNIFASLDETLLARAEALAAVDIAVSQGKSHPFKPDATYHTMNSVPCTSTSTVPLAHHHHHHHHHHQALEPGDLLDHITSPALALMPAGGGGGAGGGGGHDGAGGGGGXXXXXXXXXXXXXXGGGGGGGGGGGGGGGGLISSSAHPHPHMHGLGHLSHPAAMNMPSGLPHPGLVAAHHGAAGQVASAAAVVGAAGLASICDSDTDPRELEAFAERFKQRRIKLGVTQADVGSALANLKIPGVGSLSQSTICRFESLTLSHNNMIALKPILQAWLEEAEGAQREKMNKPELFNGGEKKRKRTSIAAPEKRSLEAYFAVQPRPSSEKIAAIAEKLDLKKNVVRVWFCNQRQKQKRMKFSATY, encoded by the exons ATGATGTCCATGAACAGCAAGCAGCCGCATTTTGCCATGCATCCCACCCTACCTGAGCACAAATACCCCTCTCTACACTCCAGCTCGGAAGCAATAAGAAGAGCATGTCTACCAACTCCACCG ctgcagagcaataTCTTCGCCAGCCTCGATGAGACCCTGCTGGCGCGGGCCGAGGCTCTGGCCGCCGTCGACATCGCCGTGTCGCAGGGCAAGAGCCACCCCTTCAAGCCCGACGCCACCTACCACACCATGAACAGCGTGCCCTGCACCTCCACCTCCACCGTGCCCCTGGcgcaccaccaccaccaccaccaccaccaccaccaggcGCTGGAGCCCGGCGACCTCCTCGACCACATCACCTCCCCGGCCCTGGCCCTCATGCCcgccggggggggcggcggagccggcggcggcggcggccacgacggggcgggcggcggcggcgg NNNNNNNNNNNNNNNNNNNNNNNNNNNNNNNNNNNNNNNNNNNgggggaggcggcggcggcgggggcggcggcggcggcggcggcgggggcctCATCTCGTCGTCGGCCCACCCGCACCCGCACATGCACGGCCTGGGCCACCTCTCGCACCCGGCCGCCATGAACATGCCGTCGGGGCTGCCGCACCCGGGGCTGGTGGCCGCGCACCACGGCGCGGCGGGGCAGGTGGCCTCGGCGGCGGCCGTGGTGGGGGCGGCCGGCTTGGCCTCCATCTGCGACTCGGACACGGACCCGCGGGAGCTGGAGGCCTTCGCCGAGCGCTTCAAGCAGCGCCGCATCAAGCTGGGGGTGACCCAGGCCGACGTGGGCTCGGCGCTGGCCAACCTGAAGATCCCGGGCGTGGGCTCGCTCAGCCAGAGCACCATCTGCCGCTTCGAGTCGCTCACCCTGTCCCACAACAACATGATCGCCCTCAAGCCCATCCTGCAGGCCTGGCTGGAGGAGGCCGAGGGCGCCCAGcgggaaaaaatgaacaagccCGAGCTCTTCAACGGGGGCGAGAAGAAGCGCAAGCGGACTTCCATCGCCGCCCCGGAGAAGCGCTCCCTGGAGGCTTACTTCGCCGTCCAGCCCCGGCCCTCCTCCGAGAAGATCGCCGCCATCGCCGAGAAATTGGACCTCAAAAAGAATGTGGTGCGGGTTTGGTTTTGCAACcagagacagaagcagaaacGGATGAAGTTTTCCGCCACctactag